In the Lates calcarifer isolate ASB-BC8 unplaced genomic scaffold, TLL_Latcal_v3 _unitig_4671_quiver_767, whole genome shotgun sequence genome, one interval contains:
- the LOC108901802 gene encoding trace amine-associated receptor 1-like: MTGYEYHRKLLLQEGRANCLVITCGNLLVIMSIVYFKQLHTPTNYLILSLAVADLLVGTLVCPFSMALTESSCWYYESLLYRYYAVCQPLTYTTKMNDHVATIMILVSWTVSVVIGTGVMIAGFQKGNCEDSCSFDIQIRPIFGCIASFYLPAIVMLCVYLRIFQVAQKQAHSIHNTTHQSTKSGATVSKMERKATKTLAIVMGVFLICWTPFFLCITFQPVSNYGIPVSVIEIFSWLGRSNSMLNPFVYAFFYRWFRGAFRMIISGKIYQGDFENSKAPLMSYSLS; encoded by the exons TTATAACATGTGGCAACCTGCTTGTAATAATGTCCATTGTTTATttcaaacagctccacactcctacaaactatctcatcctctctctggctgttgcAGACCTGCTTGTGGGAACTTTAGTCTGTCCCTTTAGCATGGCACTCACTGAATCTTCATGTTGGTATTATGAAAGTTTGCTTT ACAGATattatgcagtgtgtcagcctctgacatatacaacaaaaatgaatgacCATGTTGCGACCATCATGATCCTGGTGAGCTGGACTGTTTCTGTTGTGATTGGAACTGGTGTGATGATAGCGGGATTTCAGAAAGGGAACTGTGAGGACAGTTGTTCATTTGATATTCAAATAAGGCCCATTTTTGGATGCATTGCATCTTTTTATCTCCCAGCAATTGTCATGCTCTGTGTCTACCTGAGGATTTTCCAGGTGGCACAGAAACAGGCTCACAGCATCCACAACACAACCCATCAGAGCACAAAGTCTGGTGCAACTGTCagtaagatggagagaaaggccaCCAAAACTCTGGCTATTGTTATGGGAGTTTTTCTGATATGTTGgactcctttttttctttgcattacCTTCCAGCCAGTAAGTAATTATGGAATACCGGTTTCTGTCATTGAAATATTTAGTTGGCTTGGAAGGTCAAATTCAATGCTGAACCCATTTGTTTATGCTTTCTTTTACCGCTGGTTCAGGGGAGCTTTCAGAATGATCATTTCTGGGAAAATATATCAGGGTGATTTTGAAAACTCAAAGGCTCCTTTAATGTCTTATTCATTGAGCTGA